A genomic region of Manihot esculenta cultivar AM560-2 chromosome 15, M.esculenta_v8, whole genome shotgun sequence contains the following coding sequences:
- the LOC110601251 gene encoding uncharacterized protein LOC110601251 — protein MSSSPPPEVVVKNRFLGFLIWQSITSSVIFIVFKTLLISPLTYTGLAPPSFLSLLAFLIFHLSQLFFSASLALLSSPLSYSPASPLQLAVSIIRFLFVSGDSFSSRDFRRRAKLSLGFFFFLAAAGISGFLSVICICEWPIESSDGMQMIGRVGFRGFTFGLLYACFYIYQQRWVLEFPIIQRPPFYSFKMSLPFAIKQTLKFSSSAYIFSAVVLVFLPNQFKTFVTMKKFIAEQIILYPGSFSVVLCWELTHHLHQVLHAKRFIFAPPKGSAATETNPSEPLLAALEESSPGSLPQFLAYLDLCMACENNVDAWRRAAFFEETGETYKRVIAVCLRPLEQLASTLGEGFETSVEKAYQQSNKQQDSKYYELFNSFQQFAWCAWTVAFLTARSRKEDRFGVAQLSGSNAAVISTLLSCLLAVEAFMGRKTNVQTPHQLMGPGGIKWATLNTGRRDVAVAKKRSCPIHSKAYAMADVLKTSIYYITSAFHDGMITSDKAGLLEKDWLISGKPLFGTRELLLQKLNLFLDFRAS, from the exons ATGTCTTCATCACCACCGCCGGAAGTGGTGGTGAAGAATCGATTTTTAGGTTTTCTGATATGGCAATCCATTACCTCTTCCGTCATCTTCATCGTCTTCAAAACCTTGCTTATCTCACCTCTCACTTACACTGGTTTAGCACCACCATCGTTCCTCTCCCTTCTCGCTTTCCTAATTTTTCACCTTTCGCAACTCTTCTTCTCTGCATCACTCGCTCTACTCTCATCTCCTCTGTCCTACTCCCCCGCGTCGCCATTGCAGCTAGCTGTCTCCATCATCCGTTTCCTTTTCGTGTCCGGCGACTCTTTTTCTTCCCGTGATTTCCGCCGCCGGGCTAAACTTTCTCttggtttctttttctttctggcGGCGGCTGGCATCTCGGGATTTCTCTCGGTGATATGCATTTGCGAATGGCCCATCGAGAGTTCTGATGGAATGCAGATGATCGGAAGAGTTGGATTTAGGGGTTTTACTTTTGGATTGCTCTATGCCTGCTTTTATATTTATCAGCAGCGATGGGTTTTGGAGTTTCCCATTATTCAG CGGCCCCCTTTCTACAGCTTCAAAATGAGTCTTCCTTTTGCCATTAAACAAACTTTAAAGTTTTCAAGCTCAGCTTACATATTTTCGGCAGTTGTACTTGTGTTTCTTCCAAATCAGTTTAAGACTTTTGTAACAATGAAGAAGTTTATCGCTGAGCAGATCATCCTGTACCCTGGGAGCTTTTCTGTGGTCCTCTGTTGGGAATTAACTCACCATTTACATCAG GTCCTACATGCAAAAAGGTTCATATTTGCACCGCCAAAAGGATCAGCAGCTACAGAAACAAATCCCAGTGAACCTCTCCTTGCAGCTTTGGAGGAGAGCAGTCCAGGTTCTCTTCCACAATTTCTTGCATATCTTGATCTCTGCATGGCTTGTGAAAATAATGTTGATGCTTGGCGCCGAGCTGCATTTTTTGAAGAAACTGGTGAGACTTATAAGAGAGTCATAGCTGTATGTTTGAGGCCTCTTGAGCAGCTTGCTTCTACTTTAGGTGAAGGCTTTGAAACTTCTGTTGAGAAGGCTTACCAACAGTCCAATAAGCAACAGGATTCAAAGTATTACGAACTGTTCAACAGCTTCCAG CAATTTGCATGGTGTGCCTGGACAGTTGCATTCTTAACTGCACGCTCACGCAAGGAAGATAGATTTGGGGTTGCTCAACTGTCTGGTAGTAATGCTGCTGTTATTTCAACACTTTTATCTTGCTTGCTCGCGGTTGAAGCATTCATGGGGAGGAAGACAAATGTGCAGACCCCTCATCAGTTGATGGGGCCAGGAGGCATTAAATGGGCTACTCTAAACACGGGAAGGCGAGATGTTGCAGTAGCTAAAAAGAGAAGTTGTCCGATACATTCAAAGGCATATGCCATGGCTGATGTGCTGAAGACCTCAATTTACTATATTACATCAGCTTTCCACGATGGAATGATCACTAGTGACAAAGCGGGCCTTCTTGAAAAGGATTGGCTTATCAGTGGTAAGCCGCTTTTTGGAACCCGTGAGCTTCTCCTGCAGAAATTGAATCTTTTCCTGGATTTTAGAGCTAGCTAG
- the LOC110601063 gene encoding NAC domain-containing protein 21/22: MSNISTVEAELPPGFRFHPKDDELVCDYLLKKITCNSDSLLIIEVDLNKCEPWDIPEIACVGGKEWYFYSQRDRKYATGLRTNRATASGYWKATGKDRPVLRKNTLVGMRKTLVFYQGRAPKGRKTDWVMHEFRLEGSLSSSNNTSPKKEDWVLCRVFYKNREVTIQPSMGSCYDETASPSLPLLMDSYITFDQTQLNLNLDEYEQVPCFSTFPQSQIFPHVTQMEPTIMPTKTTASFGQTPMTMTTCPNLDTTTCPNLDTFSCDKKVIKAVLNQLNQVETNPKVHGSPSLGEGSSESYLSEEGISKIWTNHY, translated from the exons ATGAGCAATATAAGCACGGTGGAGGCAGAGTTGCCTCCAGGGTTTAGATTCCATCCAAAAGATGATGAACTTGTGTGTGATTACTTGCTGAAGAAGATCACTTGTAATTCTGATTCTCTTCTCATTATAGAAGTTGACCTCAACAAGTGTGAACCTTGGGATATTCCTG AAATAGCATGTGTGGGAGGGAAAGAATGGTATTTTTACAGCCAGAGGGACAGAAAGTATGCAACTGGATTAAGAACAAATAGGGCAACAGCAAGCGGGTATTGGAAGGCAACGGGGAAGGACAGACCCGTCCTACGGAAGAACACCCTAGTGGGCATGAGGAAGACTTTGGTCTTCTACCAGGGCAGGGCTCCCAAAGGAAGGAAAACTGATTGggttatgcatgagtttcgtcttgaGGGTTCTCTTTCTTCCTCTAATAACACTTCTCCTAAAAAG GAGGATTGGGTGTTATGCAGAGTTTTCTACAAAAATAGAGAAGTTACAATCCAACCCAGCATGGGAAGCTGCTACGATGAGACAGCCTCACCATCTCTTCCACTATTAATGGATTCTTACATCACTTTTGACCAAACTCAGCTCAACCTCAACCTAGATGAGTATGAGCAAGTGCCCTGCTTCTCCACTTTCCCTCAATCCCAAATTTTCCCACACGTAACCCAAATGGAACCAACCATAATGCCCACAAAAACCACAGCCTCATTTGGACAAACACCTATGACTATGACCACTTGCCCTAATTTAGACAC GACCACTTGCCCTAATTTAGACACTTTCTCTTGCGACAAAAAGGTTATCAAAGCTGTTTTGAATCAACTTAACCAGGTGGAAACCAATCCTAAAGTTCATGGATCTCCTAGCTTAGGAGAAGGAAGTTCAGAGAGTTACTTGTCTGAAGAGGGTATCTCCAAAATATGGACTAATCACTACTGA
- the LOC110601917 gene encoding DNA repair protein recA homolog 1, chloroplastic, with product MDSLVFSLKLYPKTYPFLISPPPPLHSQSSSALRFNFKASQVAAVKKQSQKIRCEFESKLNNGSLSPDMDPRFLDRQKALEAAMNDINNSFGKGSVTRLGSAGGALVETFPSGCLTLDFALGGGLPKGRIVEIFGPESSGKTTLALHAIAEVQKLGGNAMLVDAEHAFDPAYSKALGVDVENLIVCQPDNGEMALEIADRMCRSGAVDLICVDSVSALTPRAEIEGEIGMQQMGLQARLMSQALRKMSGNASKAGCTLIFLNQIRYKIGVYYGNPEVTSGGIALKFFASVRLEIRPTGKIKSVKGDEDIGLRVRVRVQKSKVSRPYKQAEFEIIFGEGVSKLGCILDCAEMMDVVVKKGSWYSYGEHRLGQGRDRALQYLRENPHLHEEIEKIVRSIMVDGTVNTGSVYPRNSTSPVQDENVYEEI from the exons ATGGATTCTCTAGTCTTCTCTCTAAaattataccccaaaacatacccttttctcatatctcctcctcctcctctgcatTCCCAATCTTCTTCTGCCCTTCGTTTCAATTTTAAAGCTTCACAAGTTGCGGCTGTTAAAAAACAATCTCAGAAGATTCGTTGCGAATTCGAATCCAAACTTAATAATGGCTCTCTTTCTCCTGATATGGACCCTCGCTTTCTCGACCGG CAAAAAGCATTGGAAGCAGCAATGAATGACATAAATAACTCTTTTGGGAAAGGAAGTGTCACAAGATTGGGAAGTGCTGGTGGAGCACTGGT TGAGACTTTCCCCAGTGGCTGTTTGACTCTGGATTTTGCTTTAGGTGGCGGCCTTCCCAAAGGGAGAATTGTTGAG ATATTTGGACCTGAAAGTAGTGGCAAGACCACCCTGGCACTCCATGCAATTGCAGAAGTTCAG AAGCTTGGTGGCAATGCAATGCTTGTTGATGCAGAGCATGCTTTTGATCCAGCATATTCAAAAGCATTGGGGGTGGATGTAGAAAATTTGATCGTCTGCCAACCTGATAATGGCGAGATGGCGCTTGAAA TTGCAGATCGTATGTGCAGGTCTGGTGCTGTAGATCTTATCTGTGTTGATTCTGTATCCGCTCTCACTCCTCGAGCAGAAATTGAA GGTGAGATTGGGATGCAGCAAATGGGCTTGCAGGCAAGGCTTATGAGCCAAGCACTGCGTAAAATGTCAGGAAATGCTTCAAAAGCTGGTTGCACTCTCATTTTCCTTAATCAAATAAGATATAAG ATTGGTGTATATTATGGGAATCCAGAAGTCACTAGTGGAGGAATTGCTTTAAAATTCTTTGCCTCAGTTCGTCTTGAAATACGCCCTACCGGGAAGATAAAGTCT GTTAAAGGAGATGAGGATATAGGGCTTCGAGTACGTGTAAGAGTGCAAAAGAGTAAG GTATCAAGACCGTACAAGCAAGCCgagtttgaaattatttttgggGAGGGAGTGAGTAAACTG GGTTGCATTTTGGATTGTGCTGAAATGATGGATGTTGTGGTAAAGAAGGGGTCCTGGTATAGCTATGGGGAACATAG ATTGGGACAAGGAAGGGACAGAGCATTGCAGTACTTGAGAGAGAATCCCCATCTTCACGAAGAAATTGAAAAG ATAGTTCGTTCGATTATGGTAGATGGAACGGTAAATACAGGCTCTGTTTATCCAAGGAATTCAACATCACCTGTTCAAGATGAAAATGTTTATGAGGAAATCTAA
- the LOC110601076 gene encoding protein NRT1/ PTR FAMILY 7.1, protein MAPNEVVLKEREENFSPTDATAVNTNSDGNRQRKATLKIKNCLTWKTSGGWKAASILLANQVLATLAFFGVGVNLVLFLTRVLGQDNAVAANNVSKWTGTVYLCSLIGAFLSDSYWGRYLTCALFQLIFVLGLVLLSLSSWIFLIKPSGCGDEVVACTPASPVGIAIFYLSTYLVAFGYGGHQPTIATFGADQFDEQNPKEKSSKAAFFCYFYFALNFGSLFSNTILVYYEDSGEWTLGFLVSLGSAVIALVSFLLGTPGYRYVIPCGNPLPRVAQVFIASAKKWDVIPSNADDLYEVEGPESAIKGSRKILHSAEFEFLDKAATITEDDLMRQNDPWRLCTVTQVEEAKCVLKMLPIWLCTIIYSVVFTQMASLFVEQGNVMSSNIGNFHIPAASMSAFDICSVLICTGIYSQILVPLAGKLRGNPKGLTELQRMGIGLIIGMLAMVAAGATEIERLKHVTPGQKISSLSIFWQIPQYVLVGASEVFMYVGQLEFFNGQAPDGIKSFGSSLCMASISLGNYVSSLLVNMVMGITARGKNPGWIPDDLNAGHMDRFYFLIAVLTAFDFVIYLLCANWYKPINLHGSEKETEMEKQEDDVLGKV, encoded by the exons ATGGCTCCCAACGAGGTTGTCCTAAAG GAGAGAGAAGAAAATTTTAGTCCTACAGATGCTACAGCTGTGAATACAAACAGCGATGGAAACAGACAGAGAAAAGCGACTCTTAAAATTAAGAATTGCCTCACTTGGAAGACGTCAGGCGGCTGGAAGGCTGCAAGCATCTTGCTTG CCAATCAAGTCCTGGCTACGCTAGCTTTCTTTGGAGTTGGCGTGAACTTGGTTTTGTTCTTAACTAGAGTTCTTGGTCAAGACAATGCTGTTGCTGCCAATAATGTAAGCAAGTGGACTGGAACAGTCTATTTATGCTCTCTCATTGGAGCTTTCCTCAGTGATTCCTACTGGGGCCGTTACTTGACCTGTGCACTTTTTCAGCTTATCTTTGTTCTG GGTTTGGTTCTCTTATCACTGTCGTCTTGGATTTTCTTGATCAAACCGAGCGGCTGCGGCGATGAGGTCGTAGCTTGCACGCCAGCGTCGCCTGTTGGTATAGCCATATTCTACTTGTCGACATACTTGGTTGCCTTTGGATATGGTGGACACCAACCCACTATAGCTACATTCGGAGCAGATCAATTTGATGAACAGAACCCTAAAGAAAAGAGCTCAAAAGCAGCTTTCTTCTGCTACTTCTATTTTGCACTCAATTTTGGATCTTTATTCTCAAACACCATTTTGGTTTATTATGAAGATTCTGGTGAATGGACACTTGGGTTCCTGGTATCATTAGGCTCTGCAGTCATAGCCTTAGTATCATTTTTGCTGGGGACTCCTGGGTACAGATATGTAATACCTTGTGGCAACCCTTTGCCGCGAGTTGCTCAGGTATTTATCGCTTCAGCTAAGAAATGGGATGTGATTCCTTCTAATGCTGATGACTTGTATGAAGTAGAAGGACCAGAATCTGCAATCAAAGGGAGCAGAAAGATTCTTCACAGTGCTGAGTTCGA GTTCTTGGACAAGGCAGCAACGATAACAGAGGATGATCTGATGCGCCAAAATGATCCATGGAGGCTCTGCACCGTAACTCAAGTTGAggaggccaaatgtgtcctaaAAATGTTACCCATTTGGCTATGCACTATAATTTACTCGGTTGTCTTCACACAGATGGCTTCCCTCTTTGTCGAGCAAGGAAATGTCATGAGCTCTAACATTGGAAACTTTCACATCCCAGCAGCTAGCATGTCAGCTTTTGACATCTGCAGTGTCCTTATTTGCACTGGAATTTATAGCCAAATCCTGGTGCCCTTAGCTGGAAAATTAAGGGGCAATCCCAAGGGCTTAACAGAGCTTCAAAGAATGGGAATCGGGCTCATTATTGGAATGCTCGCAATGGTTGCAGCTGGTGCCACGGAGATTGAGAGGCTCAAACATGTAACTCCAGGCCAAAAGATAAGCTCTTTAAGCATATTTTGGCAAATCCCACAATACGTACTTGTGGGAGCTTCAGAAGTTTTCATGTATGTAGGTCAGCTAGAGTTCTTTAATGGGCAAGCTCCAGATGGGATAAAAAGCTTTGGAAGCTCACTTTGCATGGCTTCAATCTCTCTCGGAAACTACGTCAGTAGCTTGCTGGTTAATATGGTAAtggggattacagctagaggtAAGAATCCAGGATGGATCCCAGATGACTTGAACGCAGGCCATATGGACAGATTCTACTTCCTGATTGCAGTGCTTACAGCTTTTGATTTTGTCATCTACTTGTTGTGTGCAAATTGGTACAAGCCTATCAACCTCCATGGGAGTGAGAAAGAAACTGAAATGGAGAAACAAGAAGATGATGTGCTGGGAAAAGTTTGA
- the LOC110600867 gene encoding AP2/ERF and B3 domain-containing transcription factor At1g50680 — protein MYQEDACSCLLSNAKINAAETSDSCDSFYNPFRLAKRPRLDLNNNITVAAKFKGVVSQQNGHWGAQIYANHQRIWLGKFKSDKEAAMAYDSAAINLRSGDSQRNLPWTERNIQEPNFQSQYSIEVILSMIKDGSYQPKFSDFLRKQSRRQEAAAAAGLSLNNNINNNQTGVPSGDGQFSCIQLFQKELTPSDVGTLNRLVIPKRFAIKYFPCITGNMEEDDNGEGGEREDTELVFYDRLMKCWKFRYCYWRSSQSFVFTRGWIRFVKEKNLKEKDVVTFYACVSPEIQRVQEGHQFSLIDISYSNGGQSCSVGDGPCEIDEMQKELELNLGQTVGKKLQKDHQAKGNRKRGLELNNTAKGKRLRLFGVRID, from the coding sequence ATGTATCAAGAAGATGCATGTTCATGCTTGCTTTCTAATGCCAAGATCAATGCTGCAGAAACTTCAGATTCATGCGACAGCTTTTATAATCCGTTTCGTTTAGCTAAACGTCCGAGGCTTGATCTTAATAACAACATTACAGTTGCAGCAAAATTCAAAGGGGTGGTGTCCCAGCAAAATGGACATTGGGGTGCACAAATATATGCAAACCATCAGAGAATTTGGTTAGGGAAATTTAAGTCTGACAAGGAAGCAGCTATGGCGTATGATAGTGCAGCGATCAATCTTCGAAGCGGAGATTCACAAAGAAATCTCCCATGGACTGAAAGGAACATTCAAGAGCCAAATTTCCAGTCCCAATACAGCATAGAAGTTATATTGAGCATGATCAAAGATGGGTCTTATCAACCAAAATTTTCTGACTTTCTCAGGAAACaatcaagaagacaagaagctgctgctgctgctggttTAAgtcttaataataatatcaataataatcaAACAGGGGTTCCTAGTGGTGATGGGCAATTTTCTTGCATACAGCTCTTTCAGAAGGAACTTACACCAAGCGATGTAGGTACGCTTAACAGGCTTGTTATCCCCAAGAGATTTGCCATTAAATACTTCCCTTGTATAACTGGAAATATGGAAGAAGATGATAATGGAGAAGGAGGTGAGAGAGAAGATACAGAACTTGTATTTTATGACAGGCTAATGAAGTGCTGGAAGTTCAGGTATTGCTATTGGAGAAGCAGCCAAAGTTTTGTGTTCACAAGGGGTTGGATTAGGTTTGTCAAGGaaaaaaatttgaaggaaaaagacGTCGTCACTTTCTATGCTTGTGTTTCCCCTGAGATTCAGAGAGTTCAAGAAGGCCACCAATTTTCGTTGATTGACATTAGTTACAGCAATGGCGGCCAAAGCTGTAGTGTGGGTGATGGGCCTTGCGAGATTGATGAGATGCAAAAAGAATTAGAACTCAATTTGGGACAAACTGTTGGAAAAAAATTGCAGAAGGATCACCAAGCGAAAGGTAATAGAAAAAGAGGATTGGAATTGAATAACACAGCTAAAGGAAAGAGGTTGAGGCTTTTTGGGGTGAGGATCGACTGA
- the LOC110600842 gene encoding enoyl-[acyl-carrier-protein] reductase [NADH], chloroplastic → MAVTAAASSLQLATTSTRPYFSSSCRVVKLGASVIVANSVSWTKLASVSRMSSISPFRQHNFMSCSVKFNRISTKAMSDSSESKRVSGLPIDLKGKRAFIAGVADDNGYGWAIAKSLAAAGAEILVGTWVPALNIFETSLRRGKFDESRVLPDGSLMEITKIYPLDAVYDNPEDVPEDVKMNKRYAGSSNWTVQEVAESVKQDFGSIDILVHSLANGPEVSKPLLETSRKGYLAAVSASSYSYVSLLKHFLPIMNPGGSSISLTYIASERIIPGYGGGMSSAKAALESDTRVLAFEAGRKHKIRVNTISAGPLRSRAAKAIGFIDTMIEYSLANAPLQKELSADEVGNTAAFLASPLASAITGALIYVDNGLNAMGMGLDSPILKDLDIPRDKH, encoded by the exons ATGGCGGTAACTGCAGCAGCCTCCAGCCTGCAATTAGCAACAACGTCGACGAGGCCCTACTTTTCATCTTCTTGCAGAGTTGTCAAGTTGGGTGCCAGTGTTATTGTTGCTAACAGTGTTTCTTGGACTAAGCTTGCCAGTGTTTCTCGTATGTCCTCCATATCACCTTTCAGACAGCATAATTTCATGTCATGTTCAGTTAAATTCAATAGGATTTCCACAAAAGCAATGTCTGATTCCAGTGAAAGTAAGAGAGTGTCTGGACTGCCAATTGATTTGAAAG GTAAGCGGGCTTTTATTGCTGGTGTGGCTGATGATAATGGGTATGGTTGGGCAATAGCAAAATCTCTTGCTGCTGCAGGTGCTGAAATACTGGTGGGAACATGGGTGCCT GCTTTGAATATTTTTGAAACCAGCTTGCGACGAGGAAAGTTTGATGAATCACGAGT GTTGCCAGATGGTTCTTTGATGGAGATCACCAAAATATATCCCCTTGATGCAGTGTATGACAACCCTGAGGATGTGCCTGAAGAT GTGAAAATGAATAAGCGTTATGCAGGATCATCTAATTGGACTGTTCAG GAAGTTGCTGAATCTGTCAAACAGGATTTTGGCAGTATTGACATCCTTGTACATTCACTTGCTAATGGACCAGAG GTCAGTAAACCTCTATTAGAGACATCAAGGAAAGGGTATCTTGCAGCTGTATCTGCATCAAGCTACTCATATGTTTCTTTGCTCAAGCATTTCCTACCAATAATGAATCCAG GTGGTTCTTcaatttctcttacatatattgCTTCTGAGAGGATCATTCCTGG ATATGGAGGAGGTATGAGTTCTGCAAAAGCTGCACTCGAGAGTGATACAAGA GTGCTTGCTTTTGAGGCAGGAAGGAAACACAAGATTAGAGTCAACACTATATCTGCTG GTCCGCTAAGAAGTCGTGCTGCAAAAGCAATTGGATTTATTGATACAATGATCGAGTACTCATTAGCCAATGCTCCGCTGCAAAAGGAACTATCTGCAG ATGAGGTGGGGAACACTGCTGCCTTCTTAGCTTCACCTCTGGCTTCTGCCATCACTGGTGCTCTTATATATGTTGACAATGGCCTCAATGCAATGGGCATGGGCCTTGACAGTCCAATATTGAAAGACCTCGATATCCCAAGAGACAAGCACTAG